CCGTCGGAAGCGGGCGCAGTGATGTGGTGAGCGTCGGCGGCGATGCCGGCGCCCGCGAGTACCGCGTGGACGCGCGCGCCTCGGGCGCCGGCGTGCTCGGCGCTTTCGAGCACCACGACAGCGGCGCCTTCGCTGAGGACGAATCCGCTGCGGTCCGCAGCGAACGGCCGGGACGCCGACGCGGGTTCGGCGGTATGCCGCGACAGTGCTTTTGCCTGGGCGAAGCCGGCGACGGTGATCGGGGTGATCGCGGCCTCGGTCCCGCCCGCGATGACCACGTCCGCCTCGCCGGAACGGATGAGCCTGGCCCCCAGGGCGATCGCCTCGGCACCGGAAGAGCACGCCGAGACGGGCGTGTAGACCCCGGCCCGTGCACCGTATTCGATACTGATCAGCGCCGCCGCTGCGTTGGGCATGAGCATCGGGACCGTGCGTGGCGAGACGCGCCGGGTCCCGGACGCTTCCAGTACGTCGTCTTCCTTCAGCAGCGTCCGTACGCCCCCGATGCCCGTGCCGATCGCCGATGCGAGCCGGTCCTGGTCCACCTCCGGGGCGCCGGCATCGGCCCAGGCTTCGGCCGCCGCGGCGAAGGCCGCCTGCTGCGAGCGGTCGAGCCGCCTGGCCTGTACCGGCAGCAGCAACTCGGCGGGGTCGACCGCCATCGTCCCCGCGACGGTGTCGGGAAGGCCGACGTCCTCGTGGCCGCGCAGGGCGCCGCCGCGGATGCCGGACTCGCCGGCAAGCAGGGCGTCCCAGGTGGACGCCACGTCTGCCCCGAGTGGGGTGATCGCGCCGAGTCCGGTCACGACGACTTCAGTCCGGTGCATGCCCTTCAATCTTTCTTGTATGCGATACAAGTGAACAGCCTTGTTGTATCACATACAATTCTGGTGTGGAGAAGAAGCGGACCGAAGCACGATCAACGCCGGCTCGGTCGCGTGACCGCGGTCGCGCGACGAGGCGCCGGCTGATTGAGGCAACTGCACGGCTCTGCGAGGAGAGGCCCGGCGCTGAGGTGAGCGTCGCTGAGATCGCGAAAGCGGCAGGTGCCTTCCCCAACCAGGTGACCTACTACTTCGGCTCCAAGGACTCGCTGCTCGTGCACGCCGCCTTTCTCGGTTTGCTGCACGACGCCCGACGGATTGAGCGCATCGGTCGCCAAGCCCCCGATGCGGCGACGTTTCGGCGCAACATCGCCCGCGCCGTGCTGGCCATGCCCT
This genomic interval from Streptomyces sp. NBC_00376 contains the following:
- a CDS encoding beta-ketoacyl-[acyl-carrier-protein] synthase family protein, whose protein sequence is MHRTEVVVTGLGAITPLGADVASTWDALLAGESGIRGGALRGHEDVGLPDTVAGTMAVDPAELLLPVQARRLDRSQQAAFAAAAEAWADAGAPEVDQDRLASAIGTGIGGVRTLLKEDDVLEASGTRRVSPRTVPMLMPNAAAALISIEYGARAGVYTPVSACSSGAEAIALGARLIRSGEADVVIAGGTEAAITPITVAGFAQAKALSRHTAEPASASRPFAADRSGFVLSEGAAVVVLESAEHAGARGARVHAVLAGAGIAADAHHITAPASDGSGQISAMRKALAQAGLAPEQISHINAHATGTPVGDVAEAHAIGEVFGRATVTAPKAALGHLFGAAGAIEALIAVLSVEHGVIPPTRNVTAAGVGPDIDLDVVAERRDVPQEAVLSNSFGFGGQNVSLIVTGARHYASRTAPTTA
- a CDS encoding TetR/AcrR family transcriptional regulator C-terminal domain-containing protein is translated as MEKKRTEARSTPARSRDRGRATRRRLIEATARLCEERPGAEVSVAEIAKAAGAFPNQVTYYFGSKDSLLVHAAFLGLLHDARRIERIGRQAPDAATFRRNIARAVLAMPSLPSVARALAAGISKPELASVVDRHLQLLFRQSERFVSQLIDGRGWRARRPLDVEARTFWSTALGAVLLVRAGAHGTVADLDLAGALTIHDESDPR